TTGCCAAACTTGACATCTCTTGACCTGGGTGGTAACCGCCACATCAGCTTGCACCCTGGGGCATTCAAGGGCTTGACAAAGCTAGAAGTTCTTCTCCTGGATTCCAATGGATTAAATGAGTCAGTCCTAGAATCTGGTCTGTTCAAGGAGTTGATCTCTCTACGGAAACTTGACCTTTCTTTTAATAGGATTCTTAGACTACACCCTGACCCTTCTTTCCTGAACTTACGCTACATTTCCTCCATAGTCCTTAAGTTCAACAAAATCAATTTGCCATGTGGGAAGGACCTCCAGAATTTACAAGGAAAAAGACTAGATCTTCTTGATCTGTCCTCTAATCCCCTCAATTTTAATGCCACAAACTCTTGTCCAAATCCCTTCAAGAATATCACATTAGGGATTCTAGACATTTCCTCAATGGCTTGGGATGCAGAGAGAGTGggaaacttttttaaaataatatcaggtacacaaataaaaaacatcaaGATGAGACATAACGGTTTGTTGGGGAGTGGATTTGGATTCCAAAATTTGAAGGACCCCGATGAAGTCACCTTTTCTGGTCTTAACTCAAGTAAGACATATTTCCTTGACCTATCCCACAGCTTCATCTCGCAGTTGGCCCCTCAAGTCTTCTCCAGTTTTCCTGAGCTGTTGTCCCTTGATCTATCGTACAATAAGATCAGCCGTCTTAGCCCAGGGGCATTCTCAGGAATGAGAGAACTGGTGAGTCTCAATTTATCTGGCAATTTACTTGGAGAAATTATGAGCAAAAGTTTCCAGGAACTTGGATCCACCCCTCTGAAGGCACTGGACCTCAGTTCCAATCACATTGGAGCCGTTCAATACGAAGCGATGAATGTTCTTGGTTCCCTGGAATCGCTGAACTTGAGAGACAATGCCCTTAATAAAATACCACCTGTCAAACTCCCGAGTCTTACACTTTTAATATTGGGCCAAAATCGAATTTCAAACACCTATGGCCTTTCTAGCTTTTGTCCCAGTGCTAAAATCCTGGATCTTTCTAGCAACCGCTTGACAGATGTTAGGTCTTTGTGGGAGATCCTAGACCTAAGCTCTCTGCAATACCTGCAGTTAGGTAGGAACCAGCTTTCCTGTTGCTCCCCTACCCAAAGTGGCAAACGGGCACCAACAAGTGGTCTGCTGTATTTGGATTTATCAGATAATTCCTTGGGATTTGTCTGGAAGACTGAGCAGTGTGCAGACATCTTTATGAGCCTGGAAAAACTTGAAATTCTCAATTTGGCTAAAAACCACATTTCTTACCTACCTTATGATTTGTTCAAGGGGCTGGTGAGTCTCCACACCCTGGATTTGTCAAGAAATCATCTCACACAAATTCAAA
The nucleotide sequence above comes from Spea bombifrons isolate aSpeBom1 chromosome 10, aSpeBom1.2.pri, whole genome shotgun sequence. Encoded proteins:
- the LOC128467727 gene encoding toll-like receptor 5; the protein is MFYSCVFFILAFYLASFAYASYAANTSACTSFLSKSRLVYACQAKNLFSVPSLIPPDTQVLLLPFNNIPTVSQHSFPALHLLQALSLGSQTISTSFLVEEAAFYNLPNLTSLDLGGNRHISLHPGAFKGLTKLEVLLLDSNGLNESVLESGLFKELISLRKLDLSFNRILRLHPDPSFLNLRYISSIVLKFNKINLPCGKDLQNLQGKRLDLLDLSSNPLNFNATNSCPNPFKNITLGILDISSMAWDAERVGNFFKIISGTQIKNIKMRHNGLLGSGFGFQNLKDPDEVTFSGLNSSKTYFLDLSHSFISQLAPQVFSSFPELLSLDLSYNKISRLSPGAFSGMRELVSLNLSGNLLGEIMSKSFQELGSTPLKALDLSSNHIGAVQYEAMNVLGSLESLNLRDNALNKIPPVKLPSLTLLILGQNRISNTYGLSSFCPSAKILDLSSNRLTDVRSLWEILDLSSLQYLQLGRNQLSCCSPTQSGKRAPTSGLLYLDLSDNSLGFVWKTEQCADIFMSLEKLEILNLAKNHISYLPYDLFKGLVSLHTLDLSRNHLTQIQSGQFLGLSSLKTLNLGTNSLITLSTANLEPLVALESIDLSEVTFVCGCGLWDVWHWMKVNNITVLTGDSEISCIKSSQLVSEMSLKTFFKNCQ